Below is a window of Komagataella phaffii GS115 chromosome 1, complete sequence DNA.
GCTGCTCTATTCGACTTTCTGACATGTAGAGACACTCTATCAGCCTTAAAGTTTTCTGCAAGAGCATACAAACACtgtttcatcaattttccAGCAATTCCCATACGACGATAAGTTCTCATTACTGCTAGAGACGTCACATGGCCAGTAATAGGGGTAGGAGGCTTGTCTGGATCATCATCTAACTTTCCAAGCACATATCCAACAATTTTTTCGTCTTTGTTCACATATTGGGGATCTTGTTTGGGATCTGGGGAATACTCTTCCGTTGGGTCTAAGACTAGATCATTCCCCGTAGTGGTAGCTACAAACGATAACTGGGGCCAGGACAAAATATGGTACATGTAATATTTGAGGGTGTAGTTTTCGGGCAGATTGGTCAGATTAGCATTCTGCATAGCCTGAATATCTTCTATTGTCGCCAGTCTGATCGTGATAGCCATTTGCTggtttttgttgaaaaggaagaatatATCAGTTCGCGTTTGAAATATATACTTAGTTCAGGGAAGGGAAGACGAAGACTACAAGCCAGTTGTATCTTGCGAGGCATTCTTGCACGAGATGAGAGTCTGCAGTGTACGGCTTGGAGCCAATTGACGTTTCGGACTGTTACCATTGATTGaggatttctttttttcatcttctaaCACTGTCCAAAGGCAACCTCCCCTCCAAACCTCCTGGCCCAGCTTCCGCGTTCAACCTCGCACCCAAGGATCGCTGAACCTTTAATCCCTTCAACCATCCATTGATTATCATGTCTAGAATTTTATCATCTGCTAAGCCCATTCAAGGCATAGGCTACGATCCTCTTATTGGCCCCCAGCGGGTTGAAGAAGTAGAAGCATCTGCGAATAATAGCACGTCTGTCGATCATGTTACACCCCCAAATTTCAATTACGATCGAAACCTGCATAGGATGAAACACGATGTGTCTCTAAGTTCCTTCAGTTTTCTGTTTTGTGAACTTGTCAGTTGGTCAAGGGAACGTGCGAATGGtattcaagaactggaaaaacGCCTCAATGGTCTTGGTTATACGATAGGTCTTAAATATCTAGAACTTCTAGGGCTGAGAGAAAATTACATTACCAATACAACCACAAGCAAGAATGGACTAAATAGGGACATCAAGATTATCCAGATGTTGGAATTTATACATACCACGTTTTGGAAGGCTTTATTTGGGAAAACAGCGGACAATTTGGAAAGGTCCCAAGATAATGTTTGCAATTACATGATTACTGACAATGACCCATTAGCAAACAGATATATAAGTGTTCCTAGTGAGTTCCAGAACTTCAACTGCAGTGCATTTGTTGCTGGTATCATAGAAGGGATGCTAGATTCAGCATATTTCCAGGCGGATGTTTCTGCTCATACTGTCGAGACCAAGGAAAACCCCAATCGAACTGTCTTCCTTATTCAGTTTGACGAGGCGGTTATCAAACGAGAACAAATCAGATTTGGAAGTTAATCATGCCCAGTAAGTGGACTATTATACAGAGTCTATAAAGCTCATTAAGTAACACTGGTGGTAAGGAAAACCCAAGCAGAACCCAAAACAGAAAAGAGTTGCCTTAGCGGAGATCGATGTCAATCAAGAAAGTTCGAAACGTAGCAGGAAATTAACCAAGCCCGTTCAATCTCATAAAAGCTCAATAAGAATTGGAAAGCCTCAATTGAGAAGCAAGAAGCAGGCTGTTTACCAAGATATTCGATCCAGCTCTACGTCATTAACAATTCTAGACCGAGTGGACCAGCTAACATCCCCTCCATTGCCACCTATTTCGTCGGTTATTTCTGTCAATGAGACTTTAGATATGGATATATCCTCACAGGACAAATCATTGACTCCACTCATACGGTATAATGAGATCAATCCGAACaagaaactgatcaatTTGGGCCATAGCGCCGATTACCACACTTGGTCCAAGACACTGGTAGAGTCTGTTAGAGAGATGAAGATGGAGCCATACTTGGTTGTTCCAACGACTTTCAAGGAGAGAAAGATATTCTTTGAGCAACTTTCGTACAACGATCTGGTTTGTTTGAGTAATACTAATGGGGGAAGCGCCTCCCTTATATAGAGTGATTAGATAGCTATTGCCCAATACACCCTTCTCGATATTTTCTTATCGATCGCTCCttggaaatttcaaaggCGTGGTGATCCTTAtttctccaagttcttACACTCCCGAACGCTTGCCACCCTGTTATGTCTACCACTCCTCGAAGTAGATCAGATAC
It encodes the following:
- a CDS encoding Subunit of the N-terminal acetyltransferase NatA (Nat1p, Ard1p, Nat5p); protein product: MAITIRLATIEDIQAMQNANLTNLPENYTLKYYMYHILSWPQLSFVATTTGNDLVLDPTEEYSPDPKQDPQYVNKDEKIVGYVLGKLDDDPDKPPTPITGHVTSLAVMRTYRRMGIAGKLMKQCLYALAENFKADRVSLHVRKSNRAALHLYRDSLKFEVLSIEKSYYNDKEDAYYMKKDLVLEDLVPTKDYEYQDDLESDLI
- a CDS encoding One of 10 subunits of the transport protein particle (TRAPP) complex of the cis-Golgi, giving the protein MSRILSSAKPIQGIGYDPLIGPQRVEEVEASANNSTSVDHVTPPNFNYDRNLHRMKHDVSLSSFSFLFCELVSWSRERANGIQELEKRLNGLGYTIGLKYLELLGLRENYITNTTTSKNGLNRDIKIIQMLEFIHTTFWKALFGKTADNLERSQDNVCNYMITDNDPLANRYISVPSEFQNFNCSAFVAGIIEGMLDSAYFQADVSAHTVETKENPNRTVFLIQFDEAVIKREQIRFGS